The segment TCTATAATCTATTAGTAATTTCTTTAGTAAATTCATGCGTGGATTTTTCTCCACCAATATCCTTAGTTGTAATGCCAGATTTTATCAAATCCAATACTACATCTTCAAGTTTCTTTCCAGCAGAGATGCACTCAGAATCATTATGTTTCGAACCTAACCAATCAAGCATCATTTTTGTAGATAGTATGAATGAAGAAGGATTTGCAATCTGTTTTCCAGCAATATCAAATGCAGCGCCATGAACAGGCTCAAATAAACCAAAATTATCGCCCAAATTTGCAGCAGGAGCCATGCCTAATCCTCCCACAACTTGAGAAGACTCATCAGATAGTATATCACCAAACAAGTTTGTAGTGACAATTACATCAAATTCATGAGGGGCACGAATCAAATTCATAGCACAGGCGTCAACGTACATCTGATCAAAGGTAACGTCAGGATAGTCTTTTGATACATCCTCACATACACGAGCAAAAAGACCATCTGTTATCTTCATGACATTTGATTTATGAACACATGTAACCCGTTTTTGTTGACTTCTATCCATTGCTGTCTCAAAAGCATGTTTTGCGATTCTCTTGGAAGCTTTTTCACTAATTATTCTCAATGCGACAGCAGTATCATCTACTTGAAATTCTTCACCTGTGTATAGATCCTCTGTATTTTCTCTAACAATTACTAAATCAACATCATCTCTTAGTGCAGGAGTATTTGGGTATGATTTTGCAGGACGGATATTTGCGTACAAATCTAATTTTTGTCTTAATGCAACAATGACATCCTTAGCACTTTCTCCAACAGGGGCTTTTAAACATGCATCAGATGATTTGATCGATTCAAAGACATCATCAGGTAATGCTTTTCCAGTTTTTTCGAGTGCAGCATCTCCAGCTACAAGTGAATTGACATTAAATTTAATGTCAAATTTGTCACTGATTGTATCCAAAATCGTATTTACAGATTCTGATAATTCAGGACCAATTCCATCACCAGTAATTAGAGAAATATTATACATACACAATCACCTAAAATTTTGTAATGATTAAATCTTCTTTTCCTTTAGAAGAGTTTTCAACATGATGCGGTTAATTCCATCAACCATTGCTTGAACACTTGTTGTGACAATATCTTCTCCAACAGATTTTGATGAAATAATATTACCACGTGCATCTTCAACTTTTACAGTTACTTCACATAATGCATTAGCACCGCCAGATATGGAATCTAACTTGTATTCTTTTAATCGAACTTCATCAGTTACTTGACTTGTAATTTTTTGAATTGCATTTAATGCAGCATCCACAGGACCGACGCCGTAATCAGTTGCAGAGAATTCTTGACCATCAACATTCAATTTTACAAATGCATATGGCATTGTTCCAACACCGGTAGATACTGAAAATCCTGCTAA is part of the Candidatus Nitrosopelagicus brevis genome and harbors:
- a CDS encoding isocitrate/isopropylmalate dehydrogenase family protein, with amino-acid sequence MYNISLITGDGIGPELSESVNTILDTISDKFDIKFNVNSLVAGDAALEKTGKALPDDVFESIKSSDACLKAPVGESAKDVIVALRQKLDLYANIRPAKSYPNTPALRDDVDLVIVRENTEDLYTGEEFQVDDTAVALRIISEKASKRIAKHAFETAMDRSQQKRVTCVHKSNVMKITDGLFARVCEDVSKDYPDVTFDQMYVDACAMNLIRAPHEFDVIVTTNLFGDILSDESSQVVGGLGMAPAANLGDNFGLFEPVHGAAFDIAGKQIANPSSFILSTKMMLDWLGSKHNDSECISAGKKLEDVVLDLIKSGITTKDIGGEKSTHEFTKEITNRL